One Thermococcus eurythermalis DNA segment encodes these proteins:
- a CDS encoding radical SAM protein, translated as MIVAIIDGYTDEPAGLGVPPYLGIYPRYAYGAIKKARKDAQVFYLTIDDLRATFLGERGVETKNKTPNFPKVRDILAKADLVVYIGGLHTPGKYLSAVPGSVEEVARFLRDVNATKILGGPAFMGSASMGGVKITSRELQLAESVFDYVVYGDLEAFLFDYLSNPKDPDPFRFRNYAELRDYAIIGTEVVRQFPDYPDFVIVEIETQRGCPKAMGIGGCSFCTEPVRYRTVEDRPVEDVVAEVKALYDLGVRHFRVGRQSCIFSYMAKPNGRVPIPNPEAIEKLFAGIRSVAPDVKTLHVDNANPAVIANYPEESIRIAKALIKYGTPGNVVAFGLESADPKVAKLNNLNATAEETYEAVKILNEIGARRGYNGMPWLLPGINIIFGLPGETKKSYEITFQFLKRLLDDGLMVRRINIRQVVVFPGTPLWHMRDKVKTEKHKRLIQHYRHKIRHEIDLPMLKRVVPVGTVLKDVRAEVFDNGLTYGRQIGSYPLIVGIPKEIPLNRFYDVLIVDHGFRSITGIPVPINVNRESPRVLQLIPGIGKKTAVKIMAKRPFASKEEFFKVMGEEKKKAMWDLITLK; from the coding sequence ATGATAGTCGCCATCATAGACGGCTACACAGACGAACCCGCGGGCCTTGGAGTGCCACCATACCTGGGCATATATCCCCGCTACGCATACGGAGCGATAAAAAAGGCGAGGAAAGACGCTCAGGTCTTCTACCTCACGATAGACGACCTGAGGGCAACTTTCCTTGGTGAGAGGGGAGTGGAGACCAAAAACAAGACGCCCAACTTTCCGAAAGTTCGGGATATTCTGGCGAAGGCCGACCTGGTTGTTTACATCGGAGGACTGCACACTCCCGGCAAATACCTCTCCGCAGTCCCGGGAAGTGTTGAAGAGGTCGCCCGCTTCTTGAGGGACGTCAATGCCACGAAAATCCTCGGCGGGCCGGCCTTCATGGGCTCCGCATCTATGGGTGGCGTTAAAATCACGAGCAGGGAGCTCCAGCTCGCGGAGAGCGTTTTTGATTACGTTGTTTACGGCGACCTTGAGGCCTTCCTCTTTGACTACCTGAGCAATCCCAAGGACCCCGACCCCTTCCGCTTCAGAAACTATGCAGAATTACGTGATTATGCAATTATTGGTACGGAAGTTGTAAGGCAGTTTCCGGATTACCCCGACTTCGTTATCGTTGAAATCGAGACCCAGAGGGGCTGTCCAAAGGCCATGGGCATAGGGGGCTGCTCCTTCTGCACCGAGCCGGTGCGCTACAGAACCGTCGAGGACAGGCCGGTGGAGGATGTAGTTGCCGAGGTCAAGGCCCTCTACGACCTCGGTGTTAGGCACTTCCGCGTTGGGAGGCAGAGCTGTATATTCTCATACATGGCAAAGCCTAACGGCCGTGTGCCAATCCCGAATCCAGAGGCAATAGAGAAGCTCTTTGCCGGAATCCGCTCCGTTGCGCCCGATGTTAAGACCCTCCACGTGGACAACGCCAACCCCGCGGTGATAGCGAACTACCCAGAGGAGAGCATCAGGATTGCCAAGGCGCTCATAAAGTACGGGACTCCAGGAAACGTTGTTGCTTTCGGTCTTGAGAGCGCCGACCCGAAGGTCGCGAAGCTCAACAACCTGAACGCCACCGCTGAGGAGACCTATGAGGCCGTCAAAATCCTCAACGAGATCGGTGCGAGGAGAGGCTACAACGGAATGCCCTGGCTCCTGCCGGGGATAAACATAATTTTCGGCCTGCCGGGCGAGACAAAGAAGAGCTATGAGATAACCTTCCAGTTCCTCAAGCGGCTCCTCGACGATGGTCTCATGGTAAGGAGGATAAACATCAGACAGGTCGTCGTCTTTCCGGGAACGCCACTGTGGCACATGAGAGACAAGGTAAAGACGGAGAAGCACAAGCGGCTAATCCAGCACTACCGCCACAAGATAAGGCACGAGATTGACCTGCCCATGCTCAAGAGAGTCGTTCCAGTTGGGACAGTCCTGAAAGACGTCAGGGCAGAGGTATTTGACAACGGGCTGACTTACGGAAGGCAGATAGGGAGTTACCCCCTCATCGTTGGAATCCCGAAGGAGATTCCCCTTAACAGGTTCTACGACGTCCTCATAGTCGACCACGGCTTCAGGAGCATAACGGGGATTCCCGTCCCAATAAACGTGAACCGCGAGAGCCCGAGGGTTCTCCAGCTCATTCCAGGAATTGGGAAGAAAACGGCGGTAAAGATAATGGCCAAAAGGCCATTTGCGAGCAAAGAAGAGTTTTTCAAGGTCATGGGAGAGGAAAAGAAAAAGGCCATGTGGGACTTGATCACCCTGAAGTAG
- a CDS encoding ferritin-like domain-containing protein has product MERFKTEEEKSEFRRILEAISKLGIKELLAYWMNQEMEEAEMYYKLSAMSKDVNWDERISKLFMEMYRESMEHAETLLKLYREIYPDEEVPKVDLPSLEVELSEEQLKDLVYHGKLREILKHLMDTEKIARDVYLYLAEHTSDEKAKETFLWLADIENGHYEKLKRLYVELFGEPPEENGKG; this is encoded by the coding sequence GTGGAGCGCTTTAAAACCGAGGAAGAAAAATCAGAGTTCAGGCGGATTCTTGAAGCAATATCGAAGCTCGGCATCAAGGAGCTTCTCGCATACTGGATGAATCAGGAGATGGAGGAAGCCGAGATGTACTACAAGCTCTCCGCAATGAGCAAAGACGTCAACTGGGACGAGCGGATTTCAAAGCTTTTCATGGAGATGTATAGGGAATCTATGGAACACGCTGAGACACTGTTGAAGCTGTATCGTGAAATATATCCTGATGAAGAAGTACCCAAAGTAGACCTTCCCTCCCTCGAAGTTGAGCTGTCAGAGGAGCAGTTAAAGGATTTGGTTTATCACGGAAAGCTCAGGGAAATCCTCAAACACCTGATGGACACGGAGAAGATTGCACGCGACGTTTATCTATATCTCGCGGAGCACACCTCTGATGAAAAAGCGAAAGAAACTTTCCTCTGGCTGGCGGACATTGAAAACGGACATTATGAAAAGCTGAAGAGGCTCTACGTGGAGCTCTTTGGTGAACCCCCTGAAGAGAACGGCAAAGGATAA
- the rsmA gene encoding 16S rRNA (adenine(1518)-N(6)/adenine(1519)-N(6))-dimethyltransferase RsmA, with product MRDELFSLIYKYNLRPNRDLGQNFLIVPDIIERNVERAELSEKDTVLEIGPGLGVLTKELAKRAGKVYAIEKDRRIIEILRNEYAWPNVELIEGDAVRVEWPSFDKMVSNLPYQISSPVTFKLLRHDFERAVLIYQLEFAERMVAEPGDKNYSRLSLMVQAKANVEVVERIGRGAFWPRPKVDSAVVVIKPKPRDERIELNKDLVKALFQHRRSTVVAALKKSHHMLGLTKTEFKNIKDVISSVPYAEKRVFQLSPEEVKEIEAYLKANSVLP from the coding sequence ATGAGGGACGAACTTTTCTCCCTTATTTACAAATACAACCTCAGGCCAAACCGCGACCTCGGTCAGAACTTTCTAATCGTGCCCGATATAATCGAGAGAAACGTTGAGAGAGCGGAGCTTAGCGAGAAGGATACTGTTCTTGAAATCGGGCCGGGACTGGGCGTTCTCACGAAGGAGCTCGCCAAAAGGGCGGGAAAAGTCTACGCCATCGAGAAGGACAGAAGGATAATTGAAATTCTCAGGAATGAATATGCGTGGCCAAACGTTGAGCTCATCGAGGGGGACGCCGTGAGGGTTGAGTGGCCGTCGTTTGACAAGATGGTCTCCAACCTCCCATACCAGATTTCCTCTCCGGTTACATTCAAGCTCCTAAGGCACGACTTCGAGAGGGCGGTTTTGATTTACCAGCTCGAGTTCGCGGAGAGAATGGTGGCAGAACCCGGGGACAAAAACTATTCCCGCCTCTCGCTGATGGTTCAGGCGAAGGCAAACGTTGAGGTCGTCGAGAGAATAGGCAGAGGTGCATTCTGGCCGAGGCCAAAGGTTGATTCAGCTGTCGTCGTAATCAAGCCAAAACCGCGGGACGAGCGCATAGAGCTGAATAAAGACCTCGTTAAGGCACTCTTCCAGCACCGGAGGAGCACGGTTGTGGCGGCGCTGAAGAAGTCCCACCACATGCTGGGGCTAACGAAGACAGAATTCAAAAACATAAAGGACGTGATTTCATCAGTTCCATACGCCGAAAAACGGGTTTTCCAGCTCTCTCCCGAAGAAGTTAAGGAGATAGAGGCCTATCTGAAGGCCAACAGTGTACTCCCGTGA
- a CDS encoding DUF655 domain-containing protein, whose protein sequence is MDRYRRHSYRESIEKKKRNLEYEEYAYVLDYLPEGYYVDLTTGRRTGKPVAQVIGEKAFTLLEVTPKEDLMLYERVFIGKGHRDKILLINKKIAYNDLTDTAKAELPYVVEEIVKNNEERFVQFFNVAPPITNRLHSLELLPGIGKKHMWEIIEERQKEPFKSFEDLKKRVKGLPDPVKMIAKRIVEELQDKDRYKLFVGHRRIFRG, encoded by the coding sequence ATGGATAGGTACCGGAGGCATTCTTACCGCGAAAGTATTGAAAAAAAGAAGAGGAACCTCGAATATGAGGAGTACGCTTACGTGCTGGACTACCTTCCGGAAGGTTATTACGTTGATCTCACAACGGGCAGGCGGACGGGTAAGCCTGTCGCCCAGGTAATCGGTGAGAAGGCCTTTACCCTCCTTGAGGTCACGCCCAAGGAAGACCTCATGCTCTACGAGAGAGTCTTCATAGGGAAGGGGCACCGCGATAAAATCCTCCTCATCAACAAGAAGATAGCCTACAACGACCTTACGGACACCGCGAAGGCCGAGCTTCCGTACGTCGTCGAGGAGATAGTGAAGAACAACGAGGAGCGCTTCGTCCAGTTCTTCAACGTTGCCCCACCGATAACCAACAGGCTCCACAGCCTTGAGCTCCTGCCGGGCATCGGGAAGAAGCACATGTGGGAGATTATAGAGGAGAGGCAGAAAGAACCGTTTAAGAGTTTCGAAGACCTGAAGAAGCGCGTCAAGGGGCTGCCAGACCCGGTCAAGATGATAGCCAAGAGAATCGTTGAGGAGCTCCAGGATAAAGACAGATACAAGCTCTTCGTCGGCCACAGGAGGATTTTTAGGGGATGA
- a CDS encoding RNA polymerase Rpb4 family protein, whose product MIGRKKLEEHYLTIAETKELLERRKEEGMAENPEEPMFYEARVSLEHAEKFAKLSPEKAKELKEKLMGLFDWIDERLAAKIVDILPNDYLDIRVIFAKEEYMPSPEEAEEIIKLVDEYRPLD is encoded by the coding sequence ATGATCGGCCGCAAAAAGCTCGAGGAGCACTACCTCACCATAGCTGAGACGAAGGAGCTCCTCGAGCGCAGAAAGGAGGAGGGCATGGCTGAGAACCCCGAAGAGCCCATGTTTTACGAGGCCAGGGTTAGCCTTGAGCACGCGGAGAAGTTCGCCAAGCTCAGTCCCGAGAAGGCGAAGGAGCTCAAGGAGAAGCTCATGGGGCTCTTCGACTGGATCGACGAGAGGCTCGCCGCCAAGATAGTGGACATCCTCCCCAACGACTACCTCGACATCAGGGTTATCTTTGCGAAGGAGGAGTACATGCCCTCGCCCGAGGAGGCCGAGGAGATAATAAAGCTCGTTGACGAGTACCGGCCCCTTGACTGA
- a CDS encoding 50S ribosomal protein L21e yields the protein MVQKAHSFRRKTRGKLSKKPRKRGLPPLTRFLQEFEVGQRVHIVIEPSYHKGMPDPRFHGRTGTVVGKRGDAYVVQIRDGGKVKTFFIHPVHLRPQKG from the coding sequence ATGGTTCAGAAGGCGCACAGCTTTAGGAGGAAGACCAGGGGTAAGCTCAGTAAGAAGCCGAGAAAGAGGGGCCTTCCCCCGCTCACTAGGTTCCTCCAGGAGTTTGAGGTCGGGCAGAGGGTTCACATCGTCATAGAGCCGAGCTACCACAAGGGCATGCCCGACCCGAGGTTCCACGGAAGGACCGGAACCGTCGTCGGCAAGCGCGGCGATGCCTACGTCGTCCAGATTAGGGACGGCGGCAAGGTTAAGACGTTCTTCATACACCCCGTCCACCTCAGGCCCCAGAAGGGATGA